GGCGGGCGGCGCGAGCGTCACCGACTGGTCGCCCGCCGACAGCGTGAGGTCCCCGCCAGCCTCCAGTTTCTCGGCGACTGTTCGGAGGTAGTTCGCTACGTCGTTTCGGTCCATCCGGCGCTCGGTCTCGAAGAGGACTTCCTCGGGCATACCGACGACTACGCGGCCCACCCGGATAAGTTCGCCCCCGAGCGCGACGGCGACGTACCGGGACGGTTACACGGCGAGAGTCGGCCACGAAGGGCCGTTATCTTCATTTCCGTCGGCGTCCTAGCTGATACGTTACCCATGCACGACTTGACAGGTTTCCAGCGCGACCTGCTGTACGTCATCGCGGGACTGGACGAACCGCACGGACTCGCTATCAAGGACGAACTGGAGAACTACTACGAAAAGGAAATTCACCACGGCCGACTCTACCCGAACCTCGATACCTTGGTTGATAAGGGGTTGGTCGAGAAGGGCCAGCGCGACCGCCGGACCAACTTCTACATCCTGACGCGTCGAGGCGAGCGCGAAATCGAGGCCCGCAGGGAGTGGGAAACCCAGTACGTCGAACCGAGCGTCGAAGCCTGAGTCGGACTCGCGGACCGCGATTCGCGGTCGGTCCCCGCGCCAGCCTCGCAGATTGGTCGCGCTTCACCGCGTTTCCGGCCCGCCACGTCGTGCAGTCCGTCGCGTCCACAGATGCAGGAACGCTGCTGCCCCGCGACGCCCCCGATTTCGTCTTCAGCGGTCGGTCCGGCCCGGCGACGGTCCAGCGTCGCTCGGTCCGGTCCCGCCGTCGCCCGCTCCGGTTTCGGCGTTCGCCCCGGACCCGTCGCCCGTATCGCCGGTAGCGAACCGCTCGCCCCGGTTCGCCGCGGGCGGGTCGCGGTCGAAGAGGTACGTCGGGTCCACCGCCCACGGCCGGATAGGTTCGCCCGCGACGAGTTCCGGCAGGACGATGCGGACGAAGTGGACGACCATCACCAGAATCATCGGGCCGAGGAAGATGCCGTACCAGCCAAACAGGAGCGGGCCGAAGATGTACGCTAGCATGACGAGACCGATGTGGAGGTTTCGGCCCGAGACGTACGGGCGCAAGACGAGGTCCGGAATCGTGTCCACGACGACGAGCGAGACGACGAAAAACAGCGCGGGGAACCAGAGGAACGCCGGGTCGGCCATCGCGGTCTCGATGCCGAGATACGCCGAGACCGGGAAGTAGACCAGTTTCATCCCGACGATGGGGATGAGGCTGGCCGCGCCCGTGAGCAGGCCGAGTAGCGTGGGGTACGGGACGAGGAGTTCGGTCGGCGCGACCATGTTCAAGGTGTTGTACGACGCCGCGCCGATGGTCCCCGTGAGCAGCGCGTTCAGGATGTTGCCGAAGAAGATGCTGTTGAAGTCCCTGTCAACCGCCCGGACGTACGCTTCCGCGACGCCGCCCTCGTCGCCGAACTGTCGGCGGAAGAACCGCGAGAGCCGGTGGTCGTCCCGAAGCAGGTAGAACGCGATGGCGATCATCACGAACAGGTGGAGGACCGCGTTGCCGATGAAGCCGAGATACTCAAGCGCCGAGCGACCGATCTCCTGAATCAACGCGGGGTCGGGGTTCGCCAGCAGTTCCTCGGGACTCCGGGCCAGCGTCGAAACGTCGATGTAGGGCTGAATCGTCGTCTGTAGCCCGTTGATGTCGATCCCCTTGGCGATGTTGTTGAACTCCTGTAGTCCGATGGCCGCGGTGTAGGCCATGAGAAGGAGAACCGGGAGCGCCAGCGCGAAGAGGGCGGTCGCGGCGGCCAGACTCGCCGGGCGGATGCGCCGTCGGAGACGCTTGTACACCGGCCGAGTCGCGTAGTACAGAAAGATGCCGAAGACGAACGTGCCGACGAACGAGTAGACGACGAACAGCACCGCCGCTCCCAGCGCCAGTCCGACCAGCCACCAGCCCATTCGCGTCCGGTCGATGTCCAGACCGCCGACCATACCCAAGCCACTCGCGCGCTCCGGTAAAAATGTTCGCAGTCCGGGAGTTCGGCGCGGACGGCCGACCGACAAGTCGTCGCGCGGTTCGGCGTCGCGTCTCTCGAACGAGGGAGAGATATTTATACCTACATAGTAATACTGAGACCGTGCCGAGCATCGTCGATTTCTTGACGCAGGTGCCGCTGGACAACGAGGTCGTCCGCATCGCGCTGGCGGGTGCGCTGGGACTGTTCCTCGGACTGGAACGGGAGTGGTCACACAAGCCCGCGGGCATCCGGACGTTCACGCTCATCAGCCTGCTCGGTGCGGTGTTCACCCTGCTCGACGAGGAAGTTCTGCTCTTTCTCGGCGGCCTGCTGGTCATCGTGCAGGGCATCCTGCTCGCGGTCCAGGGCCTGACCGACGAGGAGGAGGAAGGCCTGTCGCTGACGACCTCCGTCTCGATGCTCGTGTCGTTCGGCGTCGGCGCGCTCGTGATGCAGGGGTACATCCTCGTGGGCGTCACGGTGGCGGTGCTGTCGTCGCTGTTGCTCGTCCTCAAGCGCGAACTCCACAGTCTCGCGTGGGGACTGTCCCGCGAGGAACTCCGGTCGGCCGTCGAGTTCGCTATCCTCGCGTTCGTCATCTATCCCTTGCTCCCCGACGAGCAGTTCGCGTTCGGCATCGAACCGCGGGTCGTCTGGCTGATGGTCGTTACCGTCGCGGCCATCGGCATCGTCAACTACGCCGTCGTGACGACCTACGGTGGCCGGGGCATCGCGGTCACGGGCTTTTTCGGCGGTCTCGCGTCCTCGACCGCGGTCGTCGGGACGATGTTAGACCACGTTCGCCAGCGGCCCGAAGCGGCCTCCTACGGCGTGGCCGCCATCCTGTTGGCCGACGCCGCGATGGCGGTCCGGAACCTCGCCATCGCGCTGGCGTTCACGCTCCCGAGCGGGCGGCCCATCCTCTACGGCGCGGTCCTGCCGCTCGGCGCGGTCATCCTCGGAAGCGTCGCCATCGCGGCGTACACGGCTAACTGGTCCGAACACGTCGATATCGACCTCGAAAGCCCGTTCTCGCTCCGGAACGCGCTCGGGTTCGGTGCCATCTTCCTGCTGGTCATCGTGGGCGGCGCGCTAGCCCAAGAGCAGTTCGGCTCCGCCGGGTTCTACGTCACCGCGCTCCTCTCTGGACTGGTCTCCAGCGCGGGCGCGACCTCCTCGGCGGTCCTGCTCTACATGGGCGGGACCCTCGACGCCCAGACATCGGTGTTCGGCATCCTGCTGGCGACCGCCTCCTCAATCGTCGTGAAAGCCGCACTGACTGTCTCTGCACCCAATAAGAGTTTCAGCTATCGAGTCGCCGCGTGGAGCAGCGTCCTGCTCGTGGGGTCCGCAGTCGCCGCGGCGCTGGCCGCAATCTAACTTTGGCTGCGATGTTCCGAATCTGTTGCAAGTCTTGCCCGAAGCGCAACAAACCAATTCAATTAAAGGGTGTGTCTCCCAAGCACATTTATGGACAGGCATACCGCAGAGCCGACCGTCGAAGAGATGCCCAGTAAGCGGGCCAAAGAGTGGGCCGACTACCACCATCAGTTCTCCGCGCCGAGTACCTACGTCTACGACTTCGTCTGGGACTTCACCGCGGAAGCGGAAGGCCCGTTCTGTACGGACATCGACGGCAACGTCCTGATGGACTTCACGAGCCACGTCGCGGCCGCGCCGCTGGGGTACAACAACCCCAAAATCATGGAGAAGTTCGAGGAGTTCGACCTCGTGGACCCGACAAAAATCGCGGGACAGGACTTCTACGCCGCGGGTGGCTGGCCGCCCGAGAACCCCGAACTCCCCGGTCCGACCCAGTTGATGGACCGACTAACCGACATGACCAGCCACTACGACATGGACACCGTCTTCCTCTCGAACTCCGGGGCGGAAGCGGTCGAGAACGCAATCAAAATCTGCTACGCGCAGGGCGGCCACCGCGCGTTCACCTTCGACGGCGCGTTCCACGGCCGGACGCTCGGAGCGCTCAGCCTCAACCGCTCGAAGGTCAACCACCGGAAGGGCTACCCCGAGGTCGGCGGCGTCGTCTCGGTCCCTTACCCCTCCACCGAGGAGGCCTACCAGAAAGACTGGCTCACCGACGGTCCCGGCGGCAACGTCGTCGCGGACAAACTCGACCCCGCGCAGGGAATCATCGACTCCGAGGAGGTGGCCTACATCATCCTCGAACCCGTGCAGGGCGAGGGCGGCTATCGCGTCCCCCACGACGGGTTCGTCGAGGACCTCGCGGAGATTCGCGCGCGCTTCGACGTGAACGTCATCGCCGACGAGATTCAGGCCGGGATGGGCCGCACGGGCGAGATGTGGGCCGTCGATCACCTCGACCTCGAACCCGACGTTATCACCTCGGCGAAGGGACTCCGGGCGGGCGCGACCGTCGCTAACTCCGAGATGTTCCCCGAGGAGAAGGCGAGACTCTCCTCGACGTGGGGCGCTGGCAAAATCGTGGACTCGATGCAGGGCGTGTTCACCATCGACGCCATCGAGGAGTACGACCTGCTCGACAACGTCGCCGAGCGCGGTCGCCAGATGACCGAACTGCTCGAAGACGCCGAGCTACCGAACATCACCGACGTTCGGGGCCGCGGCCTGATGCTCGCCGTCGAGTTCGACACCAAAGAGCGGCGCGAGGCCGTCGTCGAGGCCGCCCTGAAGCGCGGCCTGCTGGTGCTGGGCTGTGGCTACAAGACGCTCCGACTCCTGCCGCCGCTCGACGTGACCGAGCGCGAAATCGAACTCGGCTTCGACGTGTTCCGCGCTGCGGTCGAAGACGTGGCCTGAGCGGGCGTCCAGTTTTACCTTTTTTCGGCGCTCGGAGTGCAGTCTCATTGCTTCGGTTCCCGGTCGCCAGTTTCGAAATCGCCGAGAAGATTGATAACGCGAATCCTCGATACTACGAGCATGTATCAGCTCAGCGATTCCCTCCGAGAGGAGTCTTCGCCTGTCGCGCGACTTCTCGGCGTACTCCGGAGTCGAGTCGCGGGCGCGCTCGGCGTCGTCGCGGTCATCGGCGTCGTCGCGCTTCCGGACCCGCTCCCGGCGCTCCCGCCCGGAGCCTACGCGCTCGTCGGCGCGGTCGAAGGCGTCGGTCTCGCGGTGGCGGCCGAGAACCTCATGTGGCGTCCCGCTAAGCGGTTCGACTGGGTGCGCGCGAGCAGGCGCGTCGGCGGCGTCGCGGCCGCCGCCGCGCTGTTCGTCGTCGCCATGGCCGCGCTTGGCGTGGACCTCGGGCCGCGCGACCGGGCGCTGTTGGCGGGGTTCTGTCTGTCGGGACCGGCCGCCATCGCCGCGCTCGACTACCTCAAGGCGCAGGTGCAGGCCGATTTGGCGGGGAGCGAGTCGGCGACCTGACCGTTTCAGTGCGAGCGGTTGCGGTCTAATAGATGTCGGCAACAGCGCGGTTCACAGTGGCGTACAGTCAGTAATCGCTGTTCTCACGATGGAGTCGAAGAAACGTCGCCAGTAGCGAGCAGCGAACAGTCCCTCACCGAGCGTCCCCGCCGAAAGACACTCCTCAAAGCTTCTAACTTCGCAAGAGATTCATCAACTCGTCGGCCACGTCGGGTTCGACCGCGACGATGAAGTGCCGACCCGGCGAGAGGGTCGTCTCCGGCCCGGCGATGCGCTCGCCGTCCTCGTCGGAAACGACCAGCGCGCCCCGCGGGAGGCGAACGTCCGCGAGTCGCTTCCCCGCGGCCGGGGCACCCTCTTCGACGCGAACCAGCATGATGTCAAGCGCGCCCGTCACGTCGGCGAGCGTCTGCACGTCGCTGCCCAGAATCTCGTTGGCGGCGAGGCGCGCACCCGCTCGCTCGGGAAACACCACCGCGTCCACGAACTGGAGGTACGACTCGCCCGTGGCACGCTCGATTCGCGCGACGGTCCGGATGCCGGGCGACAGTTCTTTCGCGGCCATACAGACCGCGAGGTTCAGTCCCATCTCGCCAGTCAGCGCGGCGACCACGTCGGCGCGCTCGATACCGGCCTGTTCGATGACATCGGGATTCGTCGCGTCGCCCTCGATGACCGTCGCCACCCACTCGTCGGCGACATCCGCGACGACTGCCTCGTCTCGCTCGATTATCGTCACGTCGTGGCCGTGGTCGCCGAGCAGTTCCGCGGTCTGGAACCCAACGCGGCCGCCCCCGGCGATGACTATCTTGAGATTTCCGGTCATGGGTCAGTCCTCACTCTCCGGCGTCATGTCGATATCGGTCGTTGGCCGGTCGTCGGCCAGTCGCGCTTCGTCCTCGTCGGTCTCCTCGCTCGGCCTCCGAACCCGCTCTAAGAGGACGTACGCGAGACCGCCGAGCAGAATCCACCCGGCGCTCAGTCCGAGCGCCATCGGGTCGGTTCGGACGAGATACGCCACGAGGACCACCGTCAGAACCAGATTCAGCAGGATGCCCAGAATCGGCGGCACGGGGTAGTAGGGAATCTCGTAGGGTCGGTTCATGTCCGGGCGCTCCCGGCGGAGTCGAATCACCGCGACGTTGACGATAATAAACGAGAGCAGGAAGAAGAGACTCGACATGTTGCCCGCGCTCTGGGTCGGGAGGACGACGGACGCGAGCATCACCACCGCGCTGGCGAGGATAGCGACGAACGGCGTCCCGAAGCGGTGGTGAATCTGGCCGAACCGCCGGAGGAGTTGGCCCTCCCGGCCCATCGAGAACGCGACCCGCGACGAGGCGATGACCACCGCGTTCAACGCGGTCAGCGTCGAGAACACCGCGCCGAAGACGATTATCGCGCCGCCGTTCTGGATGACTGGGAGTCCGGTCGGCATGAACTCGGTGGCCGCCTGCGCGATTCCGGCCTCGCCCGCCTCCGCGAGTCCCTGCGCGCCGAGGGTACCGACCGCGACCGTGACGACCGCCAGATAGACGACGACCGTCGCGGCGAGGCTCACGAAGATGGCCTTCGGGATGTTCTCGCGGGGGTTCTCTACCTCCTCGGTGACGGTTGTGATGAGATCGTAGCCCTCGAAGGCGATGAACGTCAGCCCCATCGCGGGCAGGATTGCGAACGCACCCCCGGAGTCGGGGAACAGCGGTTGGAACTCGGCGGTCGAGAACATCGGTGCCGTCGCGCCGAACGCGACGAAGACCACCAGAATCGAGACCTTGACGATGGTGAAGATGGTCTCGACGCTCCCGCTGGCCGCCGTCGAGACGGCGTTGACCGCGACCAGCAGGAGGACCGCCGCAAACGCCAGCAGAAACGCCGCCGGGACCGAGACGTCCAGCAGGGGCACGACTATCGCGCCCACTTGGTCGGGCGGCGCGACGATGCCGTAGACGTGGAGCAGTTCGAGGAAGTTCGGGGCGAACCCGAGCGCGTAGAGCGCGCCCGCAATCATGTAGGCGAACCAGAGCATCCAGCCCATGATGAACGACGAGAAGTCGTCGAAAATCTCGCGGACGAAGGCGTAGCCTCCGCCGCTCTTGGGAATCGAGGCGGCGAGTTCGGCGTACGAGAGACCGGTGAACGCGGTCACGACGCCGTTGAGCGCGAAGACGAGGATAGCCGCGGGACCCGCGATTTCGGCCGCCAGACCCGTCAAAACGAAGATGCCCGCACCTATCATCGCGCCCATTCCGATCATCGTCGCGTCCAGTAGACCGAGTTCGGCCTTGGGCGAGCGGCTCTGGCTACTCACGGCCCATCGCCCCGTCCGGTTGTAAGTCGTGACTTGTTGTAGTCGCCATACGCGCTGAAAACGCCCGAGAGTGCTTAAATATCGGGTCACTCGAACGCGCGCTGGGGCACCGGAACAGGCAACTTTTTCCACCCAGTCGCCTATCGTCCCAGTATGAACCTTTCCGACGAGCAACGGGCCATCCGCGATGTCGTGCGGGAGTTCGCGGTCGAGGAGATTCGTCCGACCGCCACAGAGTGCGACGAGAACCAGACGTTCCCCGAGAAAGTGTGGGACGGACTCGCGGAACTCGACATGACCAGCCTCACGGTCCCCGAGGAGTACGGCGGTCTCGACGTGGGCCGCCTGACCTACAGCGTCGTCAACGAGGAAGTCGCCTACGGGATGCTCTCGGTGGCGACTGCGCTGTCGGTCCACAGTCTCGCCACCTCCTGTATCGCCGAGTTCGGCGACGAGGACCAGAGAGAGCGGTGGCTTCCCGACATGGCCGAAGGCCGACCGGTGGGCGCGTTCGCCCTCTCGGAACCCCAAGCCGGGTCGAACCCCGCGGAGATGACCACCGAGGCGAAGCGCGAGGGCGACGAGTACGTTATCAACGGCAAGAAACAGTGGATAACCAACGGCGAGCGCGCGGGCGTCGTCGTCCTGTTCGCCAAGACCGACCGCGACGACCCCCGGTCAGTGACTCAGTTCGTCGTCCCGAAGGACGCCGACGGACTGGAAGTCGGCAAGAAAGAGGACAAGTTGGGGCTTCGCGCGAGCGACACGACCTCGCTCGTCTTCGACGACGTGCGCATTCCCGCCGAAAACCGCCTGACTGAGGAGGGCAAGGGCCTCTCGGCCGCGTTCCACATCCTGAACGGCGGGCGCATCGGCATCGCCAGCCAGTCGGTCGGACTCGCCCAGTCGGCGCTCGACGAGGCCGTCGCGTACTCTCAAGACCGCGAGCAGTTCGACCAGCCGATTTCGGAGATTCAGACCATCCGGCACAAACTGGCCGACATGCAGACGCAGGTGCAGGCCGCGCGCCTGCTCACCCGCGACGCCGCCCGGAAAGACGAGGCGGGCGAGAACGTCGAGATGGCCGCCAGCATGGCCAAATACTTCGCCAGCGAGGCCGCGGTGGACGTGACCAACGAGGCGGTCCAGATTCACGGCGGCTACGGCTACACCACCGACTTCGACGTGGAACGACTTTACCGCGACTCGAAGATTACGACCATCTACGAGGGCACCTCTGAGATTCAGAAGAAGGTCATCGCGCGGAACGTGTTAGAGTAGTCCGACTCGGCGGACCGACACCCCTTTTCCGACGCTCGCCCTACCGCGCAACGTGACCCGAACAGACGCGAGCGAGGCCGAGGCGGTCGTCTACGACTTGGACGGGACGCTCGTCCGCCTCGTCGTCAACTGGACGGACGTAGAGCGCCGACTGGCCGACCTGCTGGAGCGCGAGGGCGTGGACACCGACCCCCTGAGCGCGTGGGACCTCCTCTCGGCCGCCGAGGCGGCCGGGGTCGGCGACGAGGCCGACGACCTCATCGCAACCGCCGAGCGCGATGGAGCCGAAGTCTCCGAGCGACTTCCCCTCGCCGACGAACTCGCCGAGCGTGAGATTCCGGTCGGTGTCTGCTCGCTGAACCACGAGGAGGCCGTCCGCGTCGCGCTCGACCGCCACGACCTCTCGGCGCACGTCGAGAGCGTCGTCGGCCGAGGGACAGTGCCCGAGCGCAAACCGCACCCGCGCGCCCTGCTGGCGGCAATCGAGGAGTTGGGCGTCGAACCCGAGGACGTGCTGTTCGTCGGCGACTCGGCGAGCGACGAGGAGACCGCAGACCGAGCGGGGACGCAGTTCGAGTGGGTATGAAAATCAACCAACAATCGAGACAAATTCCTCTATTTTATTTTTCATTTCTGGAGGAACATCGTTAATATGTTTTGCAATTTTCATTCCATCAACGTCTTTCTGATATGCATTTCCGTCCTCTAGCTGGTCATAAGATCGAGAATAAATCTTGTCAAGAACTTCTGATTTTTTCTCTATATGTGAATTATATTTAATTATTTCACATATCATATCGACATCCATATTCGTCTCCTCAGCGATTGCTTGAGGACAGCTAACAAGATATGACTCTAAATCATACTTCGACCAAACAAGAAAGTGTTCTGGTGTTGTGTACCACTCTGTCTTCTTTTCTCCTCTATTGATGTTATCTACATATTGTTTCTTAACTTCATATTTTTCCTTTCCATCAGAGTCAACTAAGAAACGGTACGGGATTCCGAATGCATAAAGAGTCTTCACAAGTGATCGGCCGTGAGTTCTCATTTTACTTTCTCCTTCTAGTGGTATGAGAGTGATACCTAAATCGTTAAAATCATAACCAAGATTCTTAGCAATCGCTAGAATCACCATCTTATCAGATTTTCCTTCTACAAAAATAACCCCCTCAGATTGAAGTAATCCACTTTGACTGTAGCCGAGATCAAGGAGTTCCTCGTGAATATCTTCACTAGATATACTACGAAATTCGGTAGTTCTATTTCGTTCTGCACGAATGATATTGCTAATGTTACTTTCATCTACAAAAACGTTAGAATGGGTAGCAACAATAATCTGTGTAGATTCGGATGCTACTTCAGTAATCATTTCGTAAACTTCTCGTTCCGCTTCAGGATGAAGGTGCAATTCTGGCTCTTCAATCATTAACAACTCGGACTCATTTTCTGCATTTATAGTTCCAAAAATAAGAGTTAGTATTTCCTTTGTACCGCTAGAAAGTGATGAAAGATCAAATTTCTCAGAATTACCCATTTCCGTTACTGAAATCGTAATATTTGTCTTCTCACGGTAAGGAGTAGTGATACTTTTTACTGCATCCATAATTGAAACAAATCTTTCCTCAGCTAAATTAAAGAGTTCACGGTTACTACCCTGTAAAGTCTGAGCGACTCGCACTAGATTTTTCCCCTGTGAGTCAAGTTCAGTTGCCATTCTTGCTTCTGTACGGTTTTTTGGTTGCCGAAATGCATCAATAGCATCCCAAGAAGAAAGTGAATCTTCAATCAATTGGAACGAACCCGGTATAGAGTTTTCTGGATTCCGTATTGCCATTGCTTCAGTCGGCAGATCTTCTATTTTCGATGCTTTTTGTAGACCTCTGTTTTCCATGTTTTTTAATTTGACAAACTGAGAATCGTAGCCTTTGGTTGATTTTTGCCGCTCTCTTATCTTCACAAATTCATCATTAATGGTTACTTCAAAGGCTGTAGCCTTCAACTGCCAATTCTCACCAAATTCTACTTTGTGCCGTAGTGAAGAAGCAAAACTTAGTTTTGAAAGTAGCTCTGGACTCAGTCCATCAATTAAATCATATATCTGGTTTCGTTCCTCTATTGAAGTTTTATAAGTTGCTTCAAATGTGATTGTACTCATCTCATCCGTTTTATTAAGGCAATTTTCGAAATCTTCTAATTGATCTTCATAATTTGACGGGCCAGTTATACTATATGCATACACCTGAAGAGATTCTAGTAGATTTGACTTTCCCGAGTTATTTTTGCCGATTAATATTGTTAAGTCGTCAAGTTCGATAGACTCTTCGCTGATACTCTTATACCCGCTGACGTACCATTCGTTAAGATTCATTGTTATTATTACTACTTCGCTTACGCGCACACAAGAACACGCCCACCGCGACGACGAACCAGACGAGCGCGCCGACACGAATGGCGAACTCTGCGCGGGCGGCCCACGTCGGGAGCGAGACGCCGACCAGCAACGCGATGAGCGCAACCACGGGCGCGCCGACGACGATGGTGACGACGAAGGTGGTCTGCATCACCCACCCGTAATCAACGCCCTCGGGGTCGTGCGTCTCGACTGGTTCGGGCATGGTTGGAACGCGGGACGCTCGCGGCTTAAACGTTGCAGTCTCCGACACAGAGTTTGCCATTTATTCGCAGGGCTGTGAGAAACAATCATGTCGGTCTCTCGTGAGTTTTTATTGAGTTTATATTCCGCATAAAAGCATTTAACGGCGTAGGCGAGAGTATCGGTGTGACTACAGCGGACACCTCCCGGCGGGCGTTTCTGACGCGGTCCGCCGCAACCATCGGTCTCGTCGGACTCGCTGGCTGTATCGGCGGGGACGTGACGTACACCCTCAGCACGAACCCAGTCGGCGAGTCGGTCGAGGAACTCGCCGACCAGTATCTCGTGACCGACCCGACGGCCGAGCGCGCCAAGTTCGCAATCGATTACCCCGACGACTACAAGCGGTCGGTTGTCGAGACGCTCCTCGCCGAGGGGTCGGTCGATGTCGTCCAGTTGCAACTCGCGTACGACCGCGAGTTCGGGACGACGACCCGACCGCGGCCGTACTTTCTGGAGGACGACGGCACGTACTACTCGGTGGTCGAGAGCGGGCGGACGGAGACCACGGCGGACCGATGGGTCTTCTATCTCGACCCCGCGGACTCGACGCCGAGCGACGCGGACGAGGTCGTCACCGGCCCGCCGTCCTCGCTTGCCGAGACGGATACGATGGTCGTCCGCCGCGCGCTCGAATCCGTGGCCTCGAACGCCGACGGGCAGGACAGAAGCGACTTTCCGCTCGGGGACCGAGGCGTGATATTTCACGACCACATGGACCCCGAGGCGAGCGACCTCGTTCCCTCGCCGCCGTTCGACTACGTCGAGCGCGACGGCGACTACTTCGCCGCCGTGGCCGAGCGAGGCGAGGTCGAACTGACTCGATACAGCTACACCGCGGAGCAAGTCGCAACGTCGATGCGAGAACTCGAACGGTTCGTCGAGCGAGAGACGGTCGAGACGGTGTTCGAGGACTCCGAAGTCTCCTCGGAGGTAGCCGAGATACTGCGGACCGCCACCGATGTGGGGAACG
This genomic stretch from Halorussus pelagicus harbors:
- a CDS encoding AI-2E family transporter: MVGGLDIDRTRMGWWLVGLALGAAVLFVVYSFVGTFVFGIFLYYATRPVYKRLRRRIRPASLAAATALFALALPVLLLMAYTAAIGLQEFNNIAKGIDINGLQTTIQPYIDVSTLARSPEELLANPDPALIQEIGRSALEYLGFIGNAVLHLFVMIAIAFYLLRDDHRLSRFFRRQFGDEGGVAEAYVRAVDRDFNSIFFGNILNALLTGTIGAASYNTLNMVAPTELLVPYPTLLGLLTGAASLIPIVGMKLVYFPVSAYLGIETAMADPAFLWFPALFFVVSLVVVDTIPDLVLRPYVSGRNLHIGLVMLAYIFGPLLFGWYGIFLGPMILVMVVHFVRIVLPELVAGEPIRPWAVDPTYLFDRDPPAANRGERFATGDTGDGSGANAETGAGDGGTGPSDAGPSPGRTDR
- a CDS encoding HAD family hydrolase; this translates as MTRTDASEAEAVVYDLDGTLVRLVVNWTDVERRLADLLEREGVDTDPLSAWDLLSAAEAAGVGDEADDLIATAERDGAEVSERLPLADELAEREIPVGVCSLNHEEAVRVALDRHDLSAHVESVVGRGTVPERKPHPRALLAAIEELGVEPEDVLFVGDSASDEETADRAGTQFEWV
- a CDS encoding APC family permease, whose translation is MIGMGAMIGAGIFVLTGLAAEIAGPAAILVFALNGVVTAFTGLSYAELAASIPKSGGGYAFVREIFDDFSSFIMGWMLWFAYMIAGALYALGFAPNFLELLHVYGIVAPPDQVGAIVVPLLDVSVPAAFLLAFAAVLLLVAVNAVSTAASGSVETIFTIVKVSILVVFVAFGATAPMFSTAEFQPLFPDSGGAFAILPAMGLTFIAFEGYDLITTVTEEVENPRENIPKAIFVSLAATVVVYLAVVTVAVGTLGAQGLAEAGEAGIAQAATEFMPTGLPVIQNGGAIIVFGAVFSTLTALNAVVIASSRVAFSMGREGQLLRRFGQIHHRFGTPFVAILASAVVMLASVVLPTQSAGNMSSLFFLLSFIIVNVAVIRLRRERPDMNRPYEIPYYPVPPILGILLNLVLTVVLVAYLVRTDPMALGLSAGWILLGGLAYVLLERVRRPSEETDEDEARLADDRPTTDIDMTPESED
- a CDS encoding amphi-Trp domain-containing protein → MPEEVLFETERRMDRNDVANYLRTVAEKLEAGGDLTLSAGDQSVTLAPPAQPTFEVKAERETPSGGGSGELSIEFELEWDEDGGSESGSDASLEIE
- a CDS encoding PadR family transcriptional regulator → MHDLTGFQRDLLYVIAGLDEPHGLAIKDELENYYEKEIHHGRLYPNLDTLVDKGLVEKGQRDRRTNFYILTRRGEREIEARREWETQYVEPSVEA
- a CDS encoding MgtC/SapB family protein, whose protein sequence is MPSIVDFLTQVPLDNEVVRIALAGALGLFLGLEREWSHKPAGIRTFTLISLLGAVFTLLDEEVLLFLGGLLVIVQGILLAVQGLTDEEEEGLSLTTSVSMLVSFGVGALVMQGYILVGVTVAVLSSLLLVLKRELHSLAWGLSREELRSAVEFAILAFVIYPLLPDEQFAFGIEPRVVWLMVVTVAAIGIVNYAVVTTYGGRGIAVTGFFGGLASSTAVVGTMLDHVRQRPEAASYGVAAILLADAAMAVRNLAIALAFTLPSGRPILYGAVLPLGAVILGSVAIAAYTANWSEHVDIDLESPFSLRNALGFGAIFLLVIVGGALAQEQFGSAGFYVTALLSGLVSSAGATSSAVLLYMGGTLDAQTSVFGILLATASSIVVKAALTVSAPNKSFSYRVAAWSSVLLVGSAVAAALAAI
- a CDS encoding potassium channel family protein, whose amino-acid sequence is MTGNLKIVIAGGGRVGFQTAELLGDHGHDVTIIERDEAVVADVADEWVATVIEGDATNPDVIEQAGIERADVVAALTGEMGLNLAVCMAAKELSPGIRTVARIERATGESYLQFVDAVVFPERAGARLAANEILGSDVQTLADVTGALDIMLVRVEEGAPAAGKRLADVRLPRGALVVSDEDGERIAGPETTLSPGRHFIVAVEPDVADELMNLLRS
- a CDS encoding acyl-CoA dehydrogenase family protein; protein product: MNLSDEQRAIRDVVREFAVEEIRPTATECDENQTFPEKVWDGLAELDMTSLTVPEEYGGLDVGRLTYSVVNEEVAYGMLSVATALSVHSLATSCIAEFGDEDQRERWLPDMAEGRPVGAFALSEPQAGSNPAEMTTEAKREGDEYVINGKKQWITNGERAGVVVLFAKTDRDDPRSVTQFVVPKDADGLEVGKKEDKLGLRASDTTSLVFDDVRIPAENRLTEEGKGLSAAFHILNGGRIGIASQSVGLAQSALDEAVAYSQDREQFDQPISEIQTIRHKLADMQTQVQAARLLTRDAARKDEAGENVEMAASMAKYFASEAAVDVTNEAVQIHGGYGYTTDFDVERLYRDSKITTIYEGTSEIQKKVIARNVLE
- a CDS encoding class-III pyridoxal-phosphate-dependent aminotransferase, producing MDRHTAEPTVEEMPSKRAKEWADYHHQFSAPSTYVYDFVWDFTAEAEGPFCTDIDGNVLMDFTSHVAAAPLGYNNPKIMEKFEEFDLVDPTKIAGQDFYAAGGWPPENPELPGPTQLMDRLTDMTSHYDMDTVFLSNSGAEAVENAIKICYAQGGHRAFTFDGAFHGRTLGALSLNRSKVNHRKGYPEVGGVVSVPYPSTEEAYQKDWLTDGPGGNVVADKLDPAQGIIDSEEVAYIILEPVQGEGGYRVPHDGFVEDLAEIRARFDVNVIADEIQAGMGRTGEMWAVDHLDLEPDVITSAKGLRAGATVANSEMFPEEKARLSSTWGAGKIVDSMQGVFTIDAIEEYDLLDNVAERGRQMTELLEDAELPNITDVRGRGLMLAVEFDTKERREAVVEAALKRGLLVLGCGYKTLRLLPPLDVTEREIELGFDVFRAAVEDVA